In Nitrosomonas ureae, the sequence GGATCGGCGCACGGCGAAGATGTTGTTTAAAGAGATTTTGAACGAAGGCTATACGGGCGGTTATACGATTGTTTCCGACTTTATCCGTAACTGGCGCAATCAAGATGGTAAGGGTAAATCAGCATATGTGCCGCTAAGGTTTGCATTGGGTGAAGCGTTCCAGTTTGACTGGAGCGAAGAGTGGCTGGTGATCGGCGGCATTCATCGCAAGGTTCTGGCTGCGCACACCAAACTATGCGCCAGCCGTGCATTCATGCTGTCGGGCTATCCTTCTCAAGGCCACGAGATGTTGTTTGATGCCCATACGCGCGGATTCACTGCTTTAGGAGGTATTGCAAGGCGCGGCATCTATGACAACATGAAGACTGCTGTGGACAAGGTGACCAAAGGCAATGGACGTGTGGTCAATACACGTTTCTTTGCGATGACGGCACATTACCTGTTCGAGCCGGATTTCTGCAATGTTGCTTCCGGCTGGGAAAAGGGGATTGTTGAGAAGAATGTTCAGGATGTGCGCCGCCTTATCTGGGCTGAGGCCAAACAGCAACAGTTCAGTACATTTGAGGATCTGAATAACTGGCTTGAAGCGCGCTGCCGCGCGCTGTGGTCAGAAATACAGCACCCGGATTATGCTGGCATTACCCTAGCCGATGCGCTGGAACAGGAACAGATGCACCTGATGCCGATGCCAGCGCCGTTTGATGGTTATATTGAAGTGCTGGCGCGTGTTTCCAGCACTTGCCTGGTCACACTGCAACGTAACCGTTATTCCGTTCCCTGTTACCTAGCCAACCAGATGGTAGCGGTTCATCTGTACTCCAACCGCGTCGAGATTGTCCATGACAATGCTGTAGTAGTCAGTCATATCCGTCTTCTGGATTGCGACCAGGTCAGCTATAACTGGCAGCATTATATTCCGATCATCGAGAAGAAACCGGGCGCCTTGCGCAACGGTGCCCCATTTGCTGAATTACCGGCACCCTTGTTGCAATTTCAGACTGCATTGCGGCGCAGAGAACACCAGCAAGCCGATCGAACCATGGCCAAAGTACTGAGTCTGGTACCAACACATGGGTTGGAAGCTGTTCT encodes:
- the istA gene encoding IS21 family transposase encodes the protein MVMYAKIRRMYYREHLSMNEIQRRTSLSRNTIKKWLRASGDSAVKYQRAKKSGKLTPFEPRLLLALEGDACRPKKDRRTAKMLFKEILNEGYTGGYTIVSDFIRNWRNQDGKGKSAYVPLRFALGEAFQFDWSEEWLVIGGIHRKVLAAHTKLCASRAFMLSGYPSQGHEMLFDAHTRGFTALGGIARRGIYDNMKTAVDKVTKGNGRVVNTRFFAMTAHYLFEPDFCNVASGWEKGIVEKNVQDVRRLIWAEAKQQQFSTFEDLNNWLEARCRALWSEIQHPDYAGITLADALEQEQMHLMPMPAPFDGYIEVLARVSSTCLVTLQRNRYSVPCYLANQMVAVHLYSNRVEIVHDNAVVVSHIRLLDCDQVSYNWQHYIPIIEKKPGALRNGAPFAELPAPLLQFQTALRRREHQQADRTMAKVLSLVPTHGLEAVLVAVELALESGVLSAEHVANVLARLKQAELPALVETTLKLNEEPRADTARYDRLSVQEVPHV